TGCGTGTAAAAATACCTTCAAACGTACTATTCCAATATTTATACAATTGGTTAATTGATGATACTGATATTGGGCATATTATATTGAACCTTTACGCATACGGGTTCATGTTTTCTTTGATTTGCAAATATTCACATATGTTCTCCATGAACATTCTAACAGAACTTATATCAATTAGAAAAGTGCCATGCATTTGGTTTacaaaagaaatacatgtaatcaataACACGCGAACACATCTAGCGTTAACAGTTTATTACAGATTTTAAACTAAATCGATGttactttcaaattttcaaacttcTTTCCTTATACCTTTTTGTCCTTCTGCATATGATACCGATGAGGATGATTATGGCGATGAACATCACCCCACAAACAGCAATGAGAGCAATGATTTCTGTCGAGAAGTTATCGTCCGTGCTACCCTGCCTAGCTGCATCTCCATTAGAGAACAAAGCCAGGATGTCACTCATGTGTTGTAGAACAAAACTAAGTCAAAAGAACAGaatcattttatcataaaatCGTGACTAATCTTTGACGAATTGCGACGTTACAAAGTCACCTGTGCATAGCTTGTTGTCTCTCAAGTATCTAAAATTCACTGGATGGTATGTTTTGAATATATGAAATAACTATCATGAAAGCAAATGCAACGTTTAcaggaaaatatcaaataatattcaACCATGGATTAAATTAAGGTTCTTCTTTACAGAAATGCAGAGGGACATGGAACCTGAAAAAGGCCCCACCTCCTGTTATCAATGCATGAGGACAATTAAGATTCAAATAGCGATCACGAAAGACAAAGATTGCTttaacatttatatttattgtaattcAACAGATTTATCTAAAATTATAGAAGTATTCATACATCAACAAACttaacaaattattttcaaaattgcatgtatatacacTCTGGAAATGGTTAAAATTTGCTTTTCATATATTTTCCCCCACGATGTTAGTATTGATTATGTATATGGTGACAGTGCATACAATACAATTCTCTGAtaatatcttttacaataaaaagACAACATAGAAAATTAACTGTGTATTCATTCATTACCTTTGAAGAACATCGCCGGTAACAGGTGTGTCATTGTTGAACTTCGCTGTTATATTCACAAAACATCTGTAAAATGTCATGTAGAGATATTCTGTGCAAGtacaacaaatataaaaaaagaagaaaatatcaCATTTTGTCAAACTTACGAGTGCTTGTTACTATCAACACTATTTATGTCACCCACTGAAACCTGAAGATTGAGAATGTCGCTAATGcctctgaaaaataaaatcaggaATCGGGATCAAATTGGCTCTCCTTCCTCTCAAACACAAGGTACAAGTACATGCAACATATATAATTCGTTAAATGGACTgataaaaatcaaatcaaattatATTCATAAGAATGGGTCAAGagatttaaatattgtttttaagaacaaaatcaattttgaatgtcTTCAATGAGTTTTAAGAACAAAGTTGAATGGGATATAGTTTTGAATGTCTGAAATGAGTTTTAAGAACTAAGTTGAGTGAGACATACTTTTGAATATCTGCAATACGTTTTCGTACTTCCGGTTCACTTTCGGGAACAGTGAACCTCACAGAGTACCCCACCACCAGAGTCCTGGACAACTGAAAGTCAATACTAGCTCGTAAGATAtctgatatttattttcatcaaaaacaTTGATCAATAGTAAAATGTAGAATTATGTTGTCCTGTGCTTACTCTTTTCAATATAAgtgtcactgttcgttatcttcaccttgcattatctTACTTGAATTTTCCCAGACCAAATTTAACTAAAATATGtagatgaaaatatttattatactCCCAATTCGGAATGAACACGGTTCAATTTTAATATGACATTCTCAGTGTAAGGAAACTTCAAGCTTTGCGCCTGATATAGAAGGgaaatttaatattttcctCAGCTGAAAAGCTATTCTTTAACCAAGTAAACTGATGGACGAATGcggtacaatgtatatttaattatgCTTTTCATAGAAAATGTCATGTTTAGACGTATATTTCCAATATCACGTCTATCAATAACCTCCAGTGGTATAAATTAGGTCACAGATGCTATTTCGAAATAGTgtttattttcctttttttacCATTTCTATCTTTTGAAAAAACCCTGACAAAATGGCTGAAATGACACattttgtgatgtcataatataCAAAGGAATAAGAAAATTACGTCATAGTTATATGAAATCTTTATGCAGAAAAGGTGAAACTCATTCTCataaaattttcttgaaaattcaTAAGGCCAGATATGTTGCTGTATATGCGACAAGAAGCTTCTTGAATTAATGAAACATGTAGAAGCAaagcaaattctgtggtcgttataacgatctagttagccaatacaacttgtcattggttcaaatgctgtgTTACATATTGTGTGCCAAtcgttaggctgttctttacacaccgAATCTGACTAGAGATTACCCGTTTACCCGACCGagatactgtaaatgtattacatttggctgtgtattctatttagcgcctttggcggaacgcagcttccgctaaatcaagtacatcgctaaatgccatccgtaaatctagatgtttaaggtaattcaggaatgcgctaattcaaatctacgctaacttgttgaaaaaacgatttccgccaaatatcgtacacgccaaatataatacgtttacagtatagGGCTTACGAcaggtgtaaccggtcgacgggtgatgcttactcctcctatacaccttatcccacctccggtacatccaagggtccgtgtttgccccctcttaattttgtattccttaaaggagttacgagattgatcactgttcgttatcttcaccttttcattcaataaaatatagcaAAAGCGCTGTTTGTTTTGCAAATTTCACGATCGCTACAATTAAACAGAAATTAAAAGCACCGCCAGAAAATCTCAATGAAATTATGTGATTAGTGATAGATACGAGTATTTGAGCAACGGTCTGAAGAGCTGGCTCTCCGAGATCGACGGCCAGCACTGCCAGCTCTAGAAGATTTGCTGTTGCTGGTGGCACTTTTCTAATCGATATAAGTCCTGTCAGGTTGTTCATGGAGAACATATGTGAATATCTGCAAATCAAAGAAAACAAAGTTTTATACATACAGGGATATagcatttagaaatgaaatttctAGATCTTCCGGATGAGAAACCTTAAAACCGAAGGTCTCGACCGGAGATAAACTTTGCTGCGTTAAACACTCCTTGCTACGGCGGCCCATAAGCATCATAAGTCTTAGGTGTTCGTagatgttttttgttgttgaaaaaataaGTCTAAATTGATAACGCTAACTGACAGTTGCCGAGGCCTTTATTTGCGTGTAGTGTCCGTCGGGTGGGACGTTAAAGGATATCCTGtatcaaggatcacaaccctaTTGGCAAGCAAAAGATCACTTCTCTGGTTTTCGATAAAGAGTAACCTCACTGGGAGTCGTCAGGGGAAATCAAAACCTTGCTTCTTTATGAAAAATAGAGAATATTTTTGTCTCAATACCAACAATAGAAGATGAGAGTCCAACATGTTTAATAAGTCTGTATGAGAGGAATGATATGAGAAACATACAGTGTCTTCACTAGTTGGTATCTGACGTCAGAGTTTGGTGTATTGACTTGATCGCCGTCGAAAGCCTACAAAAAGAGAAATACCTTCCCATCATACATGAAACTCACAAAAAGAGAAGTACATTCTCATCACTCACGacaatcacaaaaataaaaataaaatgtacatttttacacatttaTGTAATGAACCGAACTGAACCACACATTtcacattttaataaaattttatatattacTTTTAGCAGAAAATAATTGCAAGTTTCGTCATATTATTTCAACATATTGTAAAGTAGTGTCATAGTAGCTATCAGTTTCTTTTGTTAATGAAACAACCAACAAATGAGAACTGCAACTACATATAAAATACCCCCGTAATACCTTAACTGTTCCAATATGATCGCCCTTTTTAGGAGCAATAGATAATGCAAACGTATATTCATGGTGTTCAAACACAGGAGCTACATCATTAACATCTGATAATGTTATACGGACGGTGGCTGTAGagttggaaattttctcacTTTTCTTGTCGTATGCAATGACCTAAAACAGAAGCATGCTCATCTTCAATAAATGTATTGTTAAATTTTCATGTTAACCAAAACGAAGGGAAACGCTAGTACACATTggttcagtggcggatctagaggggatGGAGTAGGTGACTAAATAGTATTCATGTCTCGCTTGCCGACTAAAACGTAGACGGTTAGTTATTCTTAAAAATAgattataaaatgtaaatataaaacaaattattttcagttttttgaaaatacacgaggggtAGATGTgtatgaacagcaacgcttGACGCCAGTATACTTTTCAGTTAGCACTAATTAACGCTATTcgtgaagtatgctggcgtgaagcgtcatgctctcatgtattttcaaaaattgaatttactgcttaaatgtaaacaaatttctTTTACTTAATTAGGAAGTCTGGATAAACTATGAAATGTCATGGAAGAATTAGAAggaagaaatatatatatcacaccTTTATATCCATTGTCCCATTTCCACTCTCTCGATCCAGTTTCGATGGATTTTCTACTTTGATAAAGCCGTGGTCATCAACAGAGAATGTGTCATTTCCTGCTGGTAGTATCCGGTATCCGACTTCTGCATTCACGCCCTATAATACCATTATAGACATTTTCATCGATGAGTGGATATGACGATCGTATAGATTATGAcagatcaattctatatgtcctATTCGCAtcctatttttttcaatttattttaagctttattgtttactttttaagaaaaataatgtatgaaatatcaccATCCTTCGATTGGGGCACTATTCTATATTACACCTGTTGGATAAATCTACTTCCGGTTGAAGTacgtaaatttaattcaaaatctGCATTATAATACATCCTACAAATTAACAAaaggtatgtaaaacttttaactGAAAAACCTAACGTGAAATTGTTTAATTGCTGACgtagaaagaaattaaaaaaataattagcaTGAAACAATTAGAGAATATTTAAAAGTGTTCTTATATATCTGCATTGTCCAAGTCGCTGTAAAGGTGACGAAGAAATGAGGAGATAACAAATAACGATAAAGCTAGTCATCGGTaaaatataaaccatgttaattcGTTGGATAATATGAAATAGCACTGTATGGATATCCACAGAGGTCATAAACCATAAACATGGGTCGATGTATATTCATTTGGTGGTATGGTTGTAATAAATATGCATATAAAAGTTCCTAACAAAAAGGGacgtgtgattttttttatgagattcaaaagtataaatatatatatcatcccTCTCTACATAACACAAAAGTAGAAATATAGTTTCCCTCCCTACATAACCCTATATAATGCTCTCTCTTCTGGATGTAACTGACAATTTATGgtaataaattacattccatacAGCGAACTGCATTCATTTTACTTATCAAAACATGAAGTTAGGTTTCGTTTTCCATCATATTTGGTAAAAGTTTGTTTTAGCCAGTGTTGTTAAAGTAACATAAAAATGTATGATATTAGATGAGCTGTGTTCATTAGTCATGTAATGATAATAGTATGATATTATACTATATAAATTCCCCGTTCTCTGTATTCTAAATACCTCGTCTTGGTCTACTGCGCTAACTTGGATAATTGAAGTTCCATTTTTCGAATTCTCTGGGACAGAAACAGAGAACTGCTTTTTCTGAAACTCCGGGGTGTGGTCGTTAACATCATCCACAACTATTAACAAGGTAGCTGTACAACTTCTCAAGTACGTGTTTCTCTGCACGGCCTGTGTGATATAAGTGTCAATGTACACAGTAAATAGAATTTCCCATTTAAGCCTAGACGCATGTTAAATAACTATACAAAGGTATACCGTCATTGAGAATTATTATAGGACTTCTTTATCTCTTTCAATTTAACCACTGTATATTTCAGTTTTTCAATGGAATCCATTTTCATTTGATGATAGTTTTGAAATAACGCTGTATCTCAAGCAAATTTTCACATATTGCACTGGTACTAAcatcaatttacaagaaagcgaAATCAAGAATTTAAATCgatattaatatttcaaaacagaaGCTTCTTCAAAACGAACGCCATTAATTAACAATTCGCGTGTAATTAGAAATTTTCAGAATTTGTTTTACTTTATTGGAACCTTCGCGTACCTTAATTATCAGCTGGAAGGTACTGTTCGACTCTCTATCGAGCACGCATCTCGTGGATATTTCACCAGTAgttttatttatcataaaaCATCCGTTAGTATTCGTTCCATCTAAGTGAAATaagaatgaaaagtgaagataacgaacattgatcaatctcataaatcctataagcaatacaaaataaatagttgggcaaacacggacctctggacacaccaaaggtgggaccaggtgcccaggaggagtaagcatcccccgccgaccggtcacacccgccgtgaaccctatattcTGACCAGGCAAActgagttatccgcagtcaaaaccagagcgtcaagaacggcccaacaatcggcaCGAAACACGCTAGACAGCACCTGACCCAATGGTAGGCTGTATTGACGAACCagaccgttataacgaccacagaagtTGCATTCATCAGACTATTCCCAGGCAAATAGTTCAGACTTATTCCTAAggaattgtttatttaatacttAAAAAATCCATTACTCATTATAACTGCTTAAAAATAACAGTATTCCGATAGATTAGAGGCATGTACCCCATACCTTCAAATTGGTAATACAATTCTTGTTTGCCTTGTCCCATGTCTCTGTCTGTCGCAAATATAGGAGGTTGTGTTTCCAGTGAAGTGTTTTGAATTGTTTCATTCTATAATTAAAGAATTGCAAAATTTCAAAGATTCATTTACAcacaatatagatattttttatgaaacatAATGTTTGCTCAGTGGGTAAAGCATTTGTTTCGTGacgtaaatataggtagtgattgctcctttgtcAAACGCTTGACATTCATAGGTGAGAAGCACGAGTCTTTCCGATATGATCGTAAAGTttcggcaggcgttggcacgataaagaaccctcttTACCACGGTCCTGACTCTACGAgaagtaaaacaatcaatcagtcatatacattgtattttgttcAAATTCAAACGATTTAagaatattgtggaatttcttATGTTTCATCTGGACAAGGAATGTCTTTCAAGCTCAGAATAATCGTGTACTACACACATCAAATTCATCTGGCAAGTGGACCTTTTTAATTTGTACTTCATGTTTCATATATGTCATTTGTGTTTCTTATGACAATACCCATCAATCAACGCAAAGTTTCCATAGTTGTTGCTTCTGacatatttacaaattgtaacgaTAGCAATTTCCTCATGCATACGTTGCAGTTGCAAACTCTTGAAAAATATAAGGCATTTATTTTAAAGGTTGTGGCTTCCGACAGAATGAACtaagaatgtaaatatacatatttcatttcatttttagaaatacaGGGATAAATGGACTGCAACACTTCACATCGGCAAACACTTCATGAAGCTCTGACGGGCTGATGTTGGggtgaagcgtcgcagttcataccttcatgtattaTAGTTCTTAAATAAACACAGTGAACACATAACTCCCACATTACCTATTGCTTAACATATATACTTGCCTCTTCTGGTATATGTAAAATGTATACATCGTGGTCAAACTCTGGGTCCATGTCGTCCACGTCTATGACGGATACAATCAGAGTAgtgtaattataaatttgatccGTGTGTCCAAAGTTTGTTATCTTTTAAGGAATAGAATATCAGAGATATACTAGAAGTTATATGCAAATTTAGTATTTATACATTCGTGAATGACATTTCTTGTACAAACAACAGtagattttatttcaatcgcAAAACATGATTAGACTTACAGCTGTAATATTCAGGCTATATTCTGTGTTTCCGGTGTCGTAATCCAAACTGTGAACCAGTTTGATGTTATTTTGTGTCATAATAAACAGACTCTCGTTGTCCTAGTAGAAAGAAAACACTGTCTAGTTAGTGCAAAACGTGATGTCGATTTTCTAAGAACTTTTTTGTGTGAAAGTAGGCAAACCATTTTCGTCTTTTCGTATTTGACAATGGTTTATTTTTCCAGTTACAATAACCCCTTTCATTGATAAGTTTCTAAAGACCACAAATTAAAAATACGTAGTGCTATATCTTTCGAAGACAATTCCAAAATTGACTCGGTCAATTCTCAAACAGTTGTGTTCATACTAAACTCTTTATTTTAAACTGGTTCACCGTATGATAACAAAGTATTCTTAATAGAGAATAAGTCCAGATGGACAAAATAAAATCCGGATTTGTTAACACCCCTTCCCCGAAATTTTAACTACTTTACAAACACGATACATCCCattgggcacgaattgtgctcctttgctagctggcctgtttttatattcatacgaagcagaaattattcaaaatcgtctacgtgagaagaaaaaaatatcttgttgtggtggccttcaattcgacatttagacgTATCGACGATGCgatatctattaacaataataattttcattcatatgttcattcaatatatcccagtgaattcgaaataaaagacaccacagagttgtccacgtctgcttcatattgagatatttcattgaaagtagatatcaatggcaaactaacaactgagctttatgacaaacggaatgatttcaatttctccatcgtcaacttcctatatttatgtagcaatattc
Above is a genomic segment from Ostrea edulis chromosome 3, xbOstEdul1.1, whole genome shotgun sequence containing:
- the LOC125675104 gene encoding uncharacterized protein LOC125675104 — translated: MRKKIALLLMVLILISAKASRADCDAFFNDAIDLTLNDSTLNVKGDVVADYYSEIGNETLEFLDDDCDRVLEINRTQLLLNVNLLDQSVCDMGAVMQCQMKCFGNQHTSKNSLRVEIKRTSRRKFSFRKSIYFTNISEAAVVGKDVFAFSTNDVQREDCVDYSNTFFLIADNESLFIMTQNNIKLVHSLDYDTGNTEYSLNITAITNFGHTDQIYNYTTLIVSVIDVDDMDPEFDHDVYILHIPEENETIQNTSLETQPPIFATDRDMGQGKQELYYQFEDGTNTNGCFMINKTTGEISTRCVLDRESNSTFQLIIKAVQRNTYLRSCTATLLIVVDDVNDHTPEFQKKQFSVSVPENSKNGTSIIQVSAVDQDEGVNAEVGYRILPAGNDTFSVDDHGFIKVENPSKLDRESGNGTMDIKVIAYDKKSEKISNSTATVRITLSDVNDVAPVFEHHEYTFALSIAPKKGDHIGTVKAFDGDQVNTPNSDVRYQLVKTLYSHMFSMNNLTGLISIRKVPPATANLLELAVLAVDLGEPALQTVAQILLSRTLVVGYSVRFTVPESEPEVRKRIADIQKGISDILNLQVSVGDINSVDSNKHSCFVNITAKFNNDTPVTGDVLQSFVLQHMSDILALFSNGDAARQGSTDDNFSTEIIALIAVCGVMFIAIIILIGIICRRTKRFERYKQLHNHLTRKSSIYESQEMKIHMDDEQTSDYNGSLNGSNDLPSLQNATTDELREGVVSAFSNPAYTLDETTVKLSPAEEEAQQSLDDLANRLDAEDTTAMPVDSYNPSEHEMEVEIKPDYDTPNNYVNVPLSFEETTIVGHEDVSKSVDVPEDYPIDDKTEADIDVAEDNKNEPIDDKDEPNPDYDVKAVRFSMQVLDAGENKFQPLKEKEDIVDERKDENLGEDQNDNEADREEQEEDAGRPGEDVDDVREDFEHGKEADFGDGIESERTDEEILSPNEVLKDENDFEEENVPHFAFDTKL